From Apium graveolens cultivar Ventura chromosome 9, ASM990537v1, whole genome shotgun sequence, the proteins below share one genomic window:
- the LOC141685735 gene encoding uncharacterized protein LOC141685735: MAKFLVWLFYVLALCVASASVSAHDSWPYVYSSPPPTSWYAYKSPPPPPTLYSYISPPPPYIYKSPPPPSPSPPPPYMYKSPPPPSPSPPPPYIYKSPPPPSPSPPPPYIYKSPPPPSPPPPPPYIYKSPPPPSPSPPPPYVYKSPPPPSPSPPPPYIYKSPPPPSPSPPPPYIYKSPPPPSPSPPPPYVYQSPPPPSPSTPPPYIYKSPPPPSPSPPPPYVYKSPPPPSPSPPPPYIYKSPPPPSPSPPPPYIYKSPPPPSPSPPPPYVYKSPPPPSPSPPPPYTYKSPPPPPYIYRTKPVSSPSLPPSPAPSPSMVPSPSSQEYY, from the coding sequence atgGCCAAATTTTTGGTTTGGCTATTTTATGTACTCGCACTGTGTGTTGCATCTGCTAGTGTAAGTGCCCACGACAGTTGGCCTTATGTTTATTCATCTCCACCACCCACATCATGGTATGCATACAAATCACCACCTCCACCACCAACACTCTATTCCTATATATCGCCACCACCTCCATATATCTATAAATCTCCGCCACCTCCATCCCCATCCCCGCCTCCACCATACATGTATAAATCACCACCTCCACCATCCCCCTCTCCCCCACCTCCTTACATTTACAAATCTCCACCACCCCCATCCCCATCACCGCCACCTCCTTATATTTACAAGTCTCCGCCACCTCCATCCCCACCACCACCTCCTCCTTACATTTACAAATCGCCACCACCTCCGTCGCCATCTCCTCCACCTCCTTATGTCTACAAATCGCCACCACCTCCATCCCCATCACCACCTCCTCCCTACATTTACAAATCCCCACCCCCACCATCCCCATCACCACCTCCTCCCTACATTTACAAATCACCCCCACCACCATCCCCATCTCCTCCACCGCCTTATGTCTACCAATCTCCACCACCTCCATCCCCGTCAACACCCCCTCCCTACATTTACAAATCCCCACCCCCACCATCACCATCTCCTCCACCTCCTTACGTTTACAAATCGCCACCACCACCATCCCCGTCACCACCTCCTCCCTATATTTATAAATCACCGCCTCCACCATCCCCCTCACCTCCACCTCCTTATATTTACAAATCACCGCCACCTCCATCACCATCACCACCTCCTCCATACGTATACAAATCACCACCACCACCATCCCCATCTCCTCCACCTCCTTATACTTATAAATCTCCACCACCTCCTCCTTACATTTACAGAACTAAACCAGTATCATCACCATCACTACCACCTTCACCTGCTCCATCTCCCTCAATGGTACCATCTCCCTCAAGTCAGGAATACTACTAA
- the LOC141685736 gene encoding uncharacterized protein LOC141685736 produces MSEIDNLNPIPKCVCVNNNCACDNAKKLEKYEDAIKLSQFLMGLNDQYTTIRGQLLMMNPIITLSQAFSLLLQEESQRDFAKTAQNPLSDAMAMGVKYSGRFRSKPGNNGQTVAKKQSSTDLFCDYCHNSGHIRDKCFCLHGYPDWHRLFGKPKPKPKKLAQPASIKSAAHVSTSDLGSHVSGITSTKSTATECNESSMFSAAQCQQLSKMIQDSLKMNTNWNINATSSQLAGNFSCSIVSVNYVLTTTTDHCDSWILDSGATNHINGHLTFMTNIKSLNSQLYLPNGNTITITHIGDVCLNPTLVLHEVLCVPHFECNLISIAKLTYDLSCLLYFSANTCYLQDPTLKKDREIGNLHDGLYKLSASKLSCLPVLSCMLNSANTTLNNKKCNVTSIDNASLWHSRMGHPSTGVLQKLKFIDDMSSQFNACDICHMSKQHRLPFSSSQSQSSALFDLVHVDVWGPYSQCTHNNCSYFLQ; encoded by the coding sequence ATGTCTGAAATAGATAATCTCAATCCCATTCCAAAATGTGTATGTGTTAATAACAATTGTGCCTGTGATAATGCTAAGAAATTGGAGAAATATGAAGATGCTATCAAGTTAAGTCAGTTCTTGATGGGGCTAAATGATCAATATACTACTATTCGAGGCCAGTTGCTAATGATGAATCCTATCATTACTCTGTCTCAAGCTTTCTCTCTGTTACTGCAAGAAGAATCTCAGAGAGATTTTGCCAAAACTGCTCAGAATCCTCTTTCAGATGCTATGGCCATGGGTGTTAAGTACAGTGGACGGTTTAGATCTAAACCTGGAAATAATGGCCAAACTGTTGCTAAGAAACAAAGCTCTACAGACTTGTTCTGTGATTACTGTCATAATTCTGGACACATCAGAGACAAATGTTTTTGTCTACATGGTTACCCTGATTGGCACAGGTTGTTTGGAAAACCTAAGCCTAAACCAAAGAAACTAGCTCAACCTGCTTCTATAAAATCTGCTGCTCATGTTTCTACGTCTGATCTCGGGTCTCATGTCTCAGGAATTACATCTACTAAGTCTACAGCTACTGAATGCAATGAGTCATCTATGTTCTCAGCTGCACAATGTCAACAATTATCCAAAATGATTCAAGATTCCCTCAAAATGAACACCAATTGGAATATTAATGCTACTAGCTCTCAACTTGCTGGTAATTTTTCTTGTTCAATAGTTAGTGTCAATTATGTGCTTACTACTACCACTGATCATTGTGACTCATGGATTTTAGATTCTGGAGCCACAAATCATATCAATGGTCATCTAACATTTATGACTAATATCAAATCTTTAAATTCACAACTATATTTACCTAATGGTAACACAATAACTATTACTCATATTGGTGATGTGTGTTTAAATCCTACTTTGGTCCTTCATGAGGTGTTATGTGTACCTCACTTTGAATGTAATCTCATATCCATTGCCAAACTCACATATGATCTTTCATGTCTTCTATATTTCTCTGCCAATACTTGTTATCTACAGGACCCTACTTTGAAGAAGGACAGGGAGATTGGTAACTTGCATGATGGTCTGTACAAACTCAGTGCCTCCAAACTGTCTTGTTTACCTGTTTTGAGTTGTATGTTAAATTCTGCTAATACTACTCTCAATAATAAGAAATGTAATGTTACTTCTATTGACAATGCCAGTTTATGGCACTCCAGAATGGGTCATCCCTCTACTGGAGTTCTTCAGAAATTAAAATTCATTGATGATATGTCTAGTCAATTCAATGCTTGTGATATATGTCATATGTCTAAACAACATAGACTTCCTTTTTCTTCCAGTCAATCTCAAAGCTCTGCTTTATTTGATCTAGTTCATGTAGATGTCTGGGGCCCCTATAGTCAATGTACTCATAATAACTGTAGTTATTTCTTACAGTAG